One window from the genome of Drosophila albomicans strain 15112-1751.03 chromosome 2L, ASM965048v2, whole genome shotgun sequence encodes:
- the LOC117565367 gene encoding uncharacterized protein LOC117565367 isoform X1 encodes MKKVTGCYVNSVNFKLQRICRLVINTILLITRRYRKSSNQTDQAKMSKSKRMFKINKMNSNNEVISLFVSDPLQFN; translated from the exons ATGAAGAAAGTAACGGGTTGTTATGTCAATAGCGTTAATTTCAAGCTTCAGCGAATTTGTCGTCTTGTAATCAacacaatattattaataaccaGAAG ATATCgcaaaagcagcaaccaaACTGACCAAGCAAAAATGTCCAAATCGAAACGAATgttcaaaatcaataaaatg aaCTCAAATAACGAAgttatttcattgtttgtgTCTGATcctttgcaatttaattag